A single genomic interval of Malania oleifera isolate guangnan ecotype guangnan chromosome 13, ASM2987363v1, whole genome shotgun sequence harbors:
- the LOC131146267 gene encoding uncharacterized protein LOC131146267 — protein sequence MASCFILKMKTLSLLSLALAVFVEGTLGEVTCDNLGEDKCAFAVSATGKRCVLEKQVKRTGEEKFVCRTSDIETDKLKDLVENDECIKACGVDRKSLGISSDSLLESRFTHKLCSSECYQSCPNIVDLYFNLAAGEGVFLPKLCEAQMSTGVRRGMEEIRSSGFVAAAPEAAVGLTESDASAPTLPPAPF from the exons ATGGCTTCTTGTTTTATCTTGAAGATGAAGACCCTCTCCCTGCTCTCCCTCGCCCTTGCCGTCTTCGTGGAGGGCACTCTAG GGGAAGTAACTTGTGATAATCTGGGGGAGGACAAGTGCGCGTTTGCGGTGTCGGCGACGGGGAAGCGGTGCGTGCTGGAGAAGCAGGTGAAGCGCACCGGCGAAGAGAAGTTCGTGTGCCGCACGTCAGACATTGAAACCGACAAGTTGAAGGATTTGGTGGAGAACGACGAGTGCATCAAGGCCTGCGGCGTCGACAGGAAGTCTCTCGGCATCTCCTCCGATTCCCTGCTTGAGTCTCGCTTCACCCACAAGCTTTGCTCCTCTGAGTGTTACCAGTCCTGCCCCAACATCGTCGATCTGTACTTCAACCTTGCTGCCGGCGAAG GCGTGTTTCTTCCTAAACTATGCGAGGCGCAAATGAGTACGGGCGTGCGTAGGGGTATGGAGGAGATCCGAAGCTCTGGCTTTGTTGCAGCAGCACCCGAAGCAGCAGTAGGGCTCACGGAAAGCGATGCTAGTGCACCTACACTTCCACCGGCGCCTTTCTAA